One part of the Brevundimonas subvibrioides ATCC 15264 genome encodes these proteins:
- a CDS encoding TrmH family RNA methyltransferase yields the protein MLIETIDDPDDARIAAYRDIRERDLTGRQGLFIAEGEVVLRTLLSDASLCRPRSVLIAANRVDGLRGLLETVPAGTPVFAVGQDVLDRIVGFPLHRGILALGEKPLARTLDAVLADLPEQAVVVAASEIGNHDNIGGLYRNAAAFGAAAVLTDDRCGDPFYRKSIRVSVGAVLRTPGAAAPSLEALVDALEAARFEVIALSPSAIEPLKGLKPGGRRALLLGSEGPGLPASVMARTRTVGIPMAGGFDSLNVSVTSALGLYQLTQPQA from the coding sequence ATGTTGATCGAGACCATCGATGACCCCGACGATGCGAGGATCGCGGCCTATCGCGATATCCGCGAACGCGACCTGACAGGCAGGCAGGGCCTGTTCATCGCCGAGGGGGAAGTGGTCCTGAGGACGCTGCTGTCGGACGCGTCGCTTTGTCGACCGAGGTCGGTTCTGATCGCCGCGAACCGGGTCGACGGGCTGCGGGGATTGCTGGAAACCGTGCCCGCCGGCACGCCGGTCTTTGCGGTGGGCCAGGACGTGCTGGACCGGATCGTCGGGTTTCCGCTGCACAGGGGCATTCTGGCGCTGGGGGAGAAGCCACTCGCGAGAACGCTTGATGCAGTGCTGGCGGACCTGCCGGAGCAAGCGGTCGTCGTTGCCGCCTCCGAAATCGGCAATCACGACAACATCGGCGGGCTGTACCGCAACGCCGCGGCGTTCGGGGCGGCCGCAGTCCTGACTGACGACCGGTGCGGCGATCCCTTCTATCGCAAGTCGATCCGGGTGTCGGTCGGGGCCGTGCTTCGGACGCCTGGCGCGGCGGCCCCTTCGCTGGAGGCCCTCGTCGACGCGCTGGAGGCCGCCCGGTTCGAGGTCATCGCCCTGTCGCCGTCGGCGATCGAACCCCTGAAAGGGCTGAAACCGGGCGGACGCCGCGCCCTGCTGCTGGGGTCGGAGGGGCCGGGTTTGCCGGCGTCGGTCATGGCGCGCACGCGGACGGTGGGCATCCCCATGGCGGGCGGGTTCGACTCGCTGAACGTGTCGGTGACCAGCGCGCTCGGCCTCTATCAACTGACCCAGCCGCAAGCGTGA
- a CDS encoding protein-L-isoaspartate O-methyltransferase family protein: MDFAAARKVMVDSQVRVNDVTDRGLQAALLAVPREHFCAADRAFAAYGEVEVEIAGDRRLMQAREVAKLLQALDARPGETALAIAAPYAAAVLADLGLKVTAQEADPAVAEVVAPALDDAGVVMHVGPLTTPTGADWDLIVSEGAVAARPTAWLERLRIGGRLAVVERSGPNGRAVLYVRGREGYSRRELFDAAPPVLAEMTPAPAFAL; this comes from the coding sequence ATGGATTTCGCAGCCGCACGCAAGGTCATGGTCGACTCCCAGGTGCGGGTGAACGACGTCACCGACCGGGGCTTGCAGGCCGCCCTGCTGGCCGTGCCGCGTGAGCACTTCTGTGCCGCCGATCGGGCCTTTGCCGCCTATGGCGAGGTCGAGGTCGAGATCGCGGGCGACCGTCGCCTGATGCAGGCCCGCGAGGTCGCCAAGCTGTTGCAGGCGCTGGACGCGCGTCCGGGCGAGACCGCCCTGGCCATCGCCGCCCCATATGCCGCCGCCGTCCTGGCCGATCTGGGGCTCAAGGTGACAGCCCAGGAAGCCGACCCGGCCGTGGCCGAGGTTGTCGCTCCGGCGCTGGACGATGCCGGAGTCGTGATGCATGTCGGGCCCCTGACCACGCCGACCGGGGCAGACTGGGATCTGATCGTCAGCGAGGGTGCCGTCGCCGCCCGGCCCACCGCCTGGCTGGAAAGGCTGCGGATCGGCGGTCGGCTGGCCGTGGTGGAGCGCAGCGGGCCGAATGGTCGCGCCGTCCTCTATGTGCGGGGCCGCGAGGGCTATTCGCGCCGCGAATTGTTCGATGCCGCGCCGCCGGTTCTGGCCGAAATGACACCCGCGCCCGCCTTCGCGCTGTGA